A region of the Anolis sagrei isolate rAnoSag1 chromosome 4, rAnoSag1.mat, whole genome shotgun sequence genome:
TCTTGGGTAACTCTTTTAAAGCTTCTCCAAAGACAGGGCAAAACCCAACACTTTGTGACAATGAACTGCTTTAGGAAGATATTTAAAAAGGGGCAAAATGATTTTGAGAGGAGATGTTCAAATTTAAGACCTGAGAGACATGATTTGCTTCTATTTttcctatacaggcagtccccaaattacaaacaagataagttctgtagttttgttcttacgttgaatttgtttgtaggtcagaacaggtacattcttttctctacctacctacctacctattctagctttggatagcatagggaagtgttaacacccctgtgggtttgttttactgtctgttcccctgttcagaagatttcaactcggtttctgtcactgtgataattagattttgaaaactgTGATGATTGGCAATTGTAAGGGATGATTGCCTTTGGTAGGTATACGGACCCCCCACACTTCTcaacatccatgtgatgaggtcctgtccctgtgataaacagagtttgaaaaatttggcttgctgtggaaacaaagataggtgagaaaacttcagtggtGACATCTTtatcccatgataactttttcatgagtaaatttcccttgctaggggtagatttttctcacttaatgttgtctcaccccattcttaactatgagtcatttgtaagtttgctgtttgtaactcggggactgcctgtataccacACAcatctggctttttttttttgcatctgtgGGTAGAAAGGATCCCAAGCAGACCCTGAAAAGATGAAGAATTTAATAATCTTTCTGTGGGCAAAACTTGGACTTTTGcacattttccaaatattttcctcattttgggaatttggggggggggggaataatacTTTTTATGCAAAATAGCTATGGGGAGGGTGATTCTAATTTGTCTCCTGCCataaaaaaaaatgtcaaaaaacCATTTTTGGAGTAAGGAAAAATCCCTGAActttgaaatatgaaaaaaaatataaggAAGGATATTTCACACCATACCTTGATCTGAGGTATCTTTCTTTAAGGAGAATAAGAAACAAGTATCTCTATAGCTCAAAATGCCATTTTTTGGTTAACAGGGATTACAAGAACCTGTGTGTTTTTCCAGTGCTTCATCCAAAGAAATCTGAAGAACAGTGTTCCTTAATACAGCTTGGAAAGCCAGAGCAGATGCTTAGAAGATTTTGAGCAGAAAAATAAAGGTAAAAATAATAACTTGTCAATGTCTTCAAGACTGAAAACTCATCTTTCTTAAGTTCTACTATGTATGAAGACTCCATTCCTAAATATGTTCACCTGAGAAAAGGAGTCTCACTTCAAACAGATATAAACAAAATTCTTTGATTAATGTAGAAAGCATTTTTACAATCTTAGGGACCtaatcacattagagaatgaatccactttaaatctgattgctgcctcctgcagaattctgggatttgtaggagcctttaacagcctcactaaactacaaaccttagAATTttgaggcagaaaccggatttaaagtggattcattctctagtgtgatgaaggacTTAGTGGTAGCTTGAAGGTTGGGGGTTTGGTCCACATGACATCCATGGGTAGCATGGGTGGCATGTTCCTAGAAATATTCTAAGCATTACAACATCCTGGAATCTACTGCTGTTACAAAGGCTGTTTAGATTTCATCATAAAATGTTCAGGCTCAGGATCAAACTCTCTCCAAGGTGCAAACTCTTTATTTTAGCCTCATTCTAAAGTTTTTGTTTTTGAATTCAAGCATCTATATATAAAgatagctgctctgagttccccctcggggttgagaagggcagggtaaaaatgctgtaaataaataaataaataaataaataaataaatccttcttTAGATAATCACATTGATAATAACTTAGTTCAGGGTAATGTAAAGCACTCAAGAAAAAGACACATTAACACTATGAAAGTATATTCAAGTATAATAGTAAACAGTAGCATATTGGTTCACATTTCATTCAATTTATCTAATTGATCAagttacagtaaaaaaaaattctagagcatttgatttattatttcaaaacCACAATGTCTGCACTTCTGGATCCTGTCACCAATTTTACATAAGACATTACAATTTCTAAAGCAAATCATTATTAAGGCATTAAAAAATCCCAATGACCCTCCAGATCTCTCCATATATCAGTGTCTGTTTTACCATAAGGAAAGCTAGATGGGGATGCAGAGCAATGCAATCACTAGCAGAATATTATTGTGGATTTTTGTGACAGCCAGCCTAGGCATTGCTGTTTACTGGGATGATGAAAATGGTATGAATTAGAAAATCAGTCTTTCtcccttctaccattccttcTCTTACCTGATGCCAATCAAAGAAAGAATGTAAGTAAAACAGGCTTGGGGTGCATCTGCTACTTTGTATGTGTGAGATAGGCATCTGTATGTGAGAGGCAGAGGGTCAAAGAACTGTGTGAATACTTGTGTGTTGAATTAAACTGTTTTCCTTCATGATTTTGTTCATGTATGTGGGAttgtccttccttttttttcctgggTTGCAAGAAGACCATGTACTTGTGGTACAACTGTGGTCCAGATATTTcactgggcaaaaaaaaaaaaatctatctagGAAGCAGGATGAATCCCTTGAACAGTTTCTCTGTGTCTCCTACTCACCATCATCTGGTGCATCCTTGTCCCACACCGACCACATCTGCACACTGAAGAAAGGTGCCCAGCAAGCCACATAGGCCATCACGATGACAAAGGTCATCTTCACCGTACGGATTTTAGCACGGGAGATGGTACGAATACTGCTTACTCGAGAACCACCATGGCACTCTGCTCCCTTCTGACCTGTGTAGGAAATGGAAGCTGTTGTCATGCAGGAACCACCACTCTTAGTCTTTCCTCTGAGATTTTTGCAGATCTTGTGGCAGATTAGCCCATAGCAAAGGGTGAGGATGGCCACTGGCAGCACAAAGACGCACAAAGTCATCCACGTGACATACGCCTTGGGTCCCCAGGGGTACCTAAATTCAGCCCAGCAGTCCAACACGCCAGAACCCTGGCGCACCTCTCTCACTGAGAAGATGAAGAGCTGTGGCAAACTGAGCAAGCAACTGAGCAACCAAGTGGATCCAATCATCAGGTAAGCCTGGCAGCTGGTCTGTTGAAGGGTGCGCAGTGGGTGGCAGACCGCCATGTAGCGGTCCAGCGTCATGGCAATAAGCATATAGGTGGAGGCAAACATACTCAGCACCTGTAGGTACTTGACAAGCTTGCAAAGAGGGTCAGGCCCCTGGAAGCGATAGGTCACTTCCCAAATCATCTGAGGTAATACCTGGAAGAGGGCTACAACCAGGTCAGTCAGGGCCAGGTGCAGGATAAAAAGGTGCATGCGGCTCATCTTCTTCCTCAGATGGTACATGGTCAGAAGGACCCCCAGATTTCCCACCAAAGTCACTGCCAGGATAGCAGCCAGAACCCCAATCTCAGCCTTGGCAAGTTCTTCATCTCGGGTGTAGAGGGCAGTTTGGTTGGTAGCCTCATTCTGTCGAACAGTGTTATCCAGCAGAGAGCTGTCCATGCAGCTGTTGAAGTAAGTGCTATTCTTCTCCATTGACAAAGATGCAAAAATGTTTGGGGATTATTACCGAGGCAATTCCTACAGTCAGTTGTTAGTGGTAGATGAAAGTCTCCTGCCCTCTCTCAAAATTATTTCAGATCAGATTATCAGCTCCCTTCTGATTGGATCACAAGAAGCTTGAAAGCTTCCCACAGATATTTTAGATGGTTCTCAGTGAACCATTTCATCCCCAAACATTTTGTCCTATTATTTCTTTCTTATCCTGAGAAGAGTCAGAGTCAGCTAACATTAGGATCACTTCAAAATCCCTTCCTCTCCAATACCCCCTCCCAAACTCCAGTTTTCTTGAAAAGCTGAAAAAGCTTTTTGCAGTCATGCAGCAGTCACAATATATTTTGGTTATTCTCTCTCTATTTTAATCTGGCTTTCTGAGATAGCGGTAACTACTTCTAAAATGCTATGACCCCTCTTCTCCTGTCCTTTCACTTCCTTGCTAGCTCAGCTCTTGCTTCTTCTCCAAACTGATATTGCTATAATGAATTTTTTCAAaacttattatatttacattagtaaatcaaaaccaaaacaaagccAGGCATCCTATAAGCCATAATAGATTTTACCTAAACAGTAAATTGAACTAAAACATATATCAATTCAATCCCAAATTTAAGCAGAAGAATCTCTTTACTGGTGCCGATGACAGGTGCTAAATCTGAATGCAGCTGATTCCCCTGGCTGTGTGAATGCTATCTATGTTTGAGCCTGGGTTTTATAGACGGGGAGCTGCCCTTTCTGGTTGGCTGGTTCCTGTCGTCTGGCTCCATTGTCATCCCTGTTGCTCAGATGGAGTTTCTAAAACTaaaacacatgcatgcacacacacacacacacacacacacacacacacacacggctgtgcttttcatttctgaacaaaataatatttgcataaaaaattaaaaaaaccagCTTTTCTTCTACTATTCCACATAAAGATCATTGGATCTTTTAAACTCAATATTTCTGCATCTTTGCTGTAAATCAGTATATCAGGGAGAGGTATAGATTTGGTGCTATACCTTTGTCTGTTTCCTTCAGATGAGCTCATATTCAAAAAAGTTCTTTCCCTCAATGCTTTGTCACAGGGATTCAAGTAAGGTGATGGGGAAAGAACACAAAATGGCCAAACATTTACTTAAATCAATGTAATATGTTTTCTTTGAAATCTGCCTAATTTCAATGAAATTCTATAGTAGCTGTCTACCCATTTTTTTCAAGGAGGGTGATGAGTAACTGATTATAAGTGTAATTCAAGTCAGAGCTTAGAAATGTGACTTTTGGTATGTAAAACCCTCAGGATGTCTTGGCCAGCATTGTAACTATGGATTGGATGATTCTGACAGTTTTAATCCAAAAAAGTGATGCTTATGTGTTCCAATTTTGGATTCTTACAAATATCAAACAATAAATACAGTGGAATTGAATTTTATAGTTGGGATATACAAAGAAATAGGTAAGCTTCTGTGACCATTATAAAAGAGCTTATATCTGTTTTGCAGATCCAATGACTTTTGAAAGAATTGCTGTTTGCAAAACATTATTCAGAAATAGTTGTTCTTTCTGACCAAAGCTCTGTAGACTTCACAGGGTATGAATAAAAAAATCAGTACAGCTTTGAATATGAAATGAGAGGTTTTTAGTTGGTCATTGTAAAAGCAGCAGCAAATCATTATTTGCTTTCCTGAGTATTtcccaaacaacaaaaacatcataATAGTGATACTTTTTCCAACAAGAATAATGTTTACCTCTGTTATATTTTGCCATTGGGATTGTAATAGTGAACGGTCTTTTGTTTCCAAGCAGTGACCCTTATAGTTTAATACAAATTAATATCACTTATTGCTATCAACATGTTTGCTGTTCTTTGGAGGAAAATAGAAGCTGGCCATTTCCTGTATattattgcttttcttttaaGTCAATTTGCAGGTACAACACAAGCTTCTTTTGCTATACTTGAATTGGTTCGCTGCTTTTGTAGGAACTGGCTATTAAGTCATTCCAAACACATGAACAAATTGTATAAGTCAACCagaagccatctgtcaggaatactttggttgtgcttttcctgcatggcagggggttggactagatggcccatgtggtctcttccaactctatgattctgtggttctaTAAGCTGGCATCAATTATGATGAAAATATTGGGCTGTGCCAAATTGTAGAAATGTCTCTAAGCATCGACTTTATATGGGGGGAAGAAGCATTGCAAGGAATAATATTCATCTTTACTGTTTACCATCAGACTGTCTAATATCCTGGCAGATCACTAAAATGTGTCATAAAATAAAAGCAGAAATGAAATCCAGTTGAATGAAGAACTGTAAGGGAtgagcattaaaaaaaatcagtttcctGGTCCTTCCTGAGCATGTAGATGATGTATTCTTTTTTATACAATAGCAAGAGCTCATGCTGCGTAAAAACATTTTGATAAGGAAAGATGTGTGGGAGGATTTCTTCCTGTATGAGTCTACTGCAGTTTTTCAGCTTTCAGTACATTTCTTCCCTACTGGCTATTTCTACAACTAAGTACAGATAATTTGAGAATACAGTAgcatctcacttatccaaccttcactcatccaacattctgaattatccaatgcagtctgcatcctgcccagatccacagctgtttcaatacactgcaatgttttggtgctaaattcttaaatacagtaattactacataacgttactgtattttgaactgctttttctgtttatttgttgtaaaacacaatgttttagtgcttaatttgtaaaatcataacattatttgatgtttaataggtttttccttcaTCCATCCTtaatatccaacatttttgcttatccaacgttctaccagcctgtttatgttggaaaaGCAAGCCTCTACTGTAGACTTGTACCCTTACAAGTCTACAGAGCAATGAGGAATGATAGGACAGTTTCCTATGGATGAGAAAGAGCTGAAGagttatagtgtctagatccaggcaagttgtgctacccctctattctgccttggtcagaccacacctggaaaatgctctgtccaattctggtcaccacaatttaagggagatgttgacaagcaggaatgtgtccagaggaaggcgactaaaatgatcaagagtctggagaaacaatccctatgaaga
Encoded here:
- the AVPR1B gene encoding vasopressin V1b receptor, giving the protein MEKNSTYFNSCMDSSLLDNTVRQNEATNQTALYTRDEELAKAEIGVLAAILAVTLVGNLGVLLTMYHLRKKMSRMHLFILHLALTDLVVALFQVLPQMIWEVTYRFQGPDPLCKLVKYLQVLSMFASTYMLIAMTLDRYMAVCHPLRTLQQTSCQAYLMIGSTWLLSCLLSLPQLFIFSVREVRQGSGVLDCWAEFRYPWGPKAYVTWMTLCVFVLPVAILTLCYGLICHKICKNLRGKTKSGGSCMTTASISYTGQKGAECHGGSRVSSIRTISRAKIRTVKMTFVIVMAYVACWAPFFSVQMWSVWDKDAPDDESSNVTFTITMLLASLSSCCNPWIYMFFSGHLFHDIFHFFACCGSLHSNFKRQFSNGSLCSRKTTILTHSPQSTPAAAAAAGVEMQPGSLKDLYQPYEETVSDLGIL